A window of Mucilaginibacter robiniae genomic DNA:
CAAAATTACAAATGATATCTAATATTGTTCGGTTAATAATTGCCTGTGTGGTGATGGGCGCGGCTGTAGCGTTATGTGTGTTTGGACATTGGGGATGGGGAATACCGTTATTTTTAATAGGTGGTTTGATATTATTAAGCTACTTTTTTAACGAAAACATGATTGTTGCGCAATATTTTCTGCGCAAAGAAAATACAGATGAAGCCGAAAAATGGCTTTTAAAGATTACTGATTACGAAAAGCAATTATACAAAGGTCAGCATGGTTATTATAACCTGCTAGTAGGCTTAATAGAATCACGTAAAGCTCCGTTAAAATCAGAAAAATACTTTAAAAAAGCTTTATCATTAGGCATGACCATGTCGCACAATACCGCACTGGCTAAACTAAGCCTGGCAGGTATATCTATGGCAAAGCGTAATAAACGCGAAGCGCAGCAGTACTTGCAGGAAGCTGCTAAGGATGATAAGAATAAACTACTGGCCGAGCAGATTAAAATGATGAAAGGTCAGATGGCACAAATGGACAAGCAGCAGGTACAACGAGGCGGCTTCCGAAACTTTTAAAAAACAATAAATAAGGCTTAAATGATACACATTTAAGCCTTATTTATTTCTCGTCTAAACTACTGAAGTAATCAGGTTCAGCATGGTTATAGCTACTGGTAGTTGCTATAAATCTTTCAGATTGGGTAAACTCATCGTAAGATGATGGACTGGCTACTTCCACAATTTTAAGCAGCGTGCGAATAAAGTTCACGTTGAACTTTTTACGGTCCAGCTTAATCAAAAATTCGCTATCAGTAATTTCCAGTGTAGAGTTCATATATTTATTCCTGTTTTTCGTAAAACTAACAGGAGTTGATAAAGTGAAGGTTAGGTGTGTTTTAAATTTTAGTTAAATATTGCATCTTATTCTTCCACCCTAAATAAATACGCGTTTATATGCCTTACAACAGCTTTACTTCTATCATTGAACTGTTAGGAACTATTGCTTTCACAATTTCAGGTGTTTTTGCAGCTATGCAGAAACGACTTGATTTATTTGGCGTACTCATTATGGGCTTTGTTACCGCAATTGGTGGCGGTACCATTCGTGATGTGCTGATTGGAGTAACACCCGTTAGCTGGATGCTGGATTTAACTACGTTAGGCGTAATTATTACTACAGGGATAATTACTGTTTTATTTAAGAAAACAGTTAAGAACCTGAAAGTAACACTCTTTTTCTTTGATGCTTTAGGACTGGGATTGTTTACCGTAATTGGAATGCAGAAAGGCGTAGCTAAAAACTTGCACCCTGTTATTTGTGTGGCACTCGGAACTATCACCGGTTGCTTCGGTGGGGTAATCAGGGATATTTTATTGAATCAAATTCCGATGATATTTCGGAGGAAAGAGATTTATGCAACCGCTTGTATAATTGGCGGCGTTATTTACTGGCTTAGCTTAGTATGGCTTGACGAACGCCTGGCGCAAACAATAGCGGTTATCGTTATTTGTACAATCCGCATTGTGGCCGTTAAACTTAATTGGAAGCTGCCAGCTGTTTAGTTTTCGTTCATACCCAACAGCAAACAGAAATCGATCAAGAATATACACGGCCACAATGGGCAGATTATATAGTATGGTGGTTTGCTTTAATTAAGCGAACCAAGCCATCACACTCTCTTTTGAAGGTATAGCTAACTCCAGTTTAAGCTTTTTGCGCATACCACCTAAATCATTAAATACTTTGTTAGGATTGGCTGCTTTCAATTCTTCAACTGTGTTAAAGCCCATTTTATTGATAACCGGAACCCACTCAGCCGGAACGCCGATGTTCACAAAATCATCAATGGTCACTACTTTAGCTTTCTTTTCCGGACGCATTTGCGGGAAGAACAATACTTCCTGAATAGTGCTTTGATTAGTCATTAGCATTACCAAACGGTCAATACCAATACCCAAGCCTGATGTTGGCGGCATACCATATTCCAGTGCACGTAAAAAGTCTTCATCCATCGCCATAGCTTCCTCATCACCACGGCCAGCTAGTAATAGCTGCTCTTCAAAGCGTTCGCGCTGGTCTAATGGGTCGTTCAGTTCGCTGTATGCATTGGCTATCTCTTTGCCGTTCACAAATAATTCGAAACGCTCCACCAAGCCGTCTTCTGTACGGTGCTTTTTAGCCAGTGGCGTCATCTCAATAGGGTAGTCGGTAATGTAGGTTGGCTGTACCAGATTAGCTTCAACTTTAGCACTGAAAATTTCGTCAATCAGCTTGCCTTTGCCCATGGTACTATCTACCTCAATAGCTAAATCGCGGCAGGTTTGGCGTAGTTGTGCTTCATCCATTTGCGATACATTAATGCCGGTGTATTTCAAAATAGAGTCATACATCGACAGCTTTTCATAAGGACCGGCAAAGTTGATTTCCTGTTCGCCTACTTTCACCGATGGTGAACCATGTACAGCTATGGCTACTTGCTCCAAACATTCTTCCACCATGGCCATCATCCAGATATAGTCTTTATAAGCTACATAAATTTCCATGGCCGTAAATTCAGGGTTATGGGTGCGGTCCATGCCCTCGTTGCGGAACATTTTGCCAAACTCATAAACACCATCAAAGCCGGCTACAATCAATCGTTTTAGATACAATTCATTAGCTATGCGCAAATAAAGTGGCATATCCAATGTGTTGTGGTGCGTATTGAACGGACGAGCCGCTGCACCACCATGTACCGCTTGTAAAATAGGCGTTTCTACTTCCATCCAGCCCTGGCCGTTGAAGTAGTTGCGCATAGTGTTGATGACTTTAGACCGGTTAACAAAAATCTGCTTGTATTCAGGATTAACGGTTAAGTCCACATAACGCTGACGGTAACGAGTTTCCGGATCAGTTAGTCCGTCGTATACATTACCGTTATCATCACGCTTAACCACCGGAAGCGGCTTCAATGATTTAGATAAAATGGTAAGCTCATGTACGTGAATAGAAATTTCACCGGTTTGAGTTAAAAATACGTAGCCTTTAACGCCTACATAATCGCCAATGTCCAGCAGCTTTTTAAATACGGTATTGTACAGCGTTTTATCCTCACCGGGGCAAATTTCATCGCGCTTGATATAAACTTGTATCCGGCCGGTTGAATCCTGCAACTCGGCGAAAGAGGCGTTGCCCATAATACGGCGAGACATGATGCGGCCTGCCAGGGTTACGTTTTTATATTTATCAGGTTCAGTATTAAAATGATTAACGATATCCTGCGCCCAGGCATTTACCGGGTAAGCTTCGGCTGGATAGGGGTTAATGCCCAATCCGCGTAGTTGCTGTAACGACTCCCGGCGTATAATTTCCTGTTCCGATAAGGCTGCAATACTCATAAATTATAAACTTTGCTTTAAAAAGGCAAAAGTAATAATATAGTTTATACTAATGGTTTACGCAACCAACAATATGTATTAG
This region includes:
- a CDS encoding tetratricopeptide repeat protein, with amino-acid sequence MSNIVRLIIACVVMGAAVALCVFGHWGWGIPLFLIGGLILLSYFFNENMIVAQYFLRKENTDEAEKWLLKITDYEKQLYKGQHGYYNLLVGLIESRKAPLKSEKYFKKALSLGMTMSHNTALAKLSLAGISMAKRNKREAQQYLQEAAKDDKNKLLAEQIKMMKGQMAQMDKQQVQRGGFRNF
- a CDS encoding trimeric intracellular cation channel family protein, with the protein product MPYNSFTSIIELLGTIAFTISGVFAAMQKRLDLFGVLIMGFVTAIGGGTIRDVLIGVTPVSWMLDLTTLGVIITTGIITVLFKKTVKNLKVTLFFFDALGLGLFTVIGMQKGVAKNLHPVICVALGTITGCFGGVIRDILLNQIPMIFRRKEIYATACIIGGVIYWLSLVWLDERLAQTIAVIVICTIRIVAVKLNWKLPAV
- the lysS gene encoding lysine--tRNA ligase; its protein translation is MSIAALSEQEIIRRESLQQLRGLGINPYPAEAYPVNAWAQDIVNHFNTEPDKYKNVTLAGRIMSRRIMGNASFAELQDSTGRIQVYIKRDEICPGEDKTLYNTVFKKLLDIGDYVGVKGYVFLTQTGEISIHVHELTILSKSLKPLPVVKRDDNGNVYDGLTDPETRYRQRYVDLTVNPEYKQIFVNRSKVINTMRNYFNGQGWMEVETPILQAVHGGAAARPFNTHHNTLDMPLYLRIANELYLKRLIVAGFDGVYEFGKMFRNEGMDRTHNPEFTAMEIYVAYKDYIWMMAMVEECLEQVAIAVHGSPSVKVGEQEINFAGPYEKLSMYDSILKYTGINVSQMDEAQLRQTCRDLAIEVDSTMGKGKLIDEIFSAKVEANLVQPTYITDYPIEMTPLAKKHRTEDGLVERFELFVNGKEIANAYSELNDPLDQRERFEEQLLLAGRGDEEAMAMDEDFLRALEYGMPPTSGLGIGIDRLVMLMTNQSTIQEVLFFPQMRPEKKAKVVTIDDFVNIGVPAEWVPVINKMGFNTVEELKAANPNKVFNDLGGMRKKLKLELAIPSKESVMAWFA